Proteins co-encoded in one Candidatus Polarisedimenticolia bacterium genomic window:
- a CDS encoding GDP-mannose 4,6-dehydratase, protein MGAILVTGGAGFIGSHLCERLIRGGREVVCLDVFDSFYSKTVKLRNIASLKDVESFHLYEGDIRDPAVLEDLFGHHGVEAVVHLAARAGVRPSLEMPRLYTDVNVTGTATLMEHARIYKVKRFVFGSSSSVYGNNDQAPFSEKVPADFPVSPYAATKRAGELLAYTYHHLYGMDVACLRFFTVYGPRQRPEMAIHKFTRLIDQGEPVPLFGDGSSSRDYTYVEDIVSGIVAALEHSRGFQVFNLGRSEVVSLRALIGHLEAALGKTAKIVTQRDQPGDVQVTCADLEHSRSVLGYAPQVGIQEGIRRFVEWYRAQKQA, encoded by the coding sequence TTGGGAGCGATTCTGGTCACCGGAGGCGCGGGGTTCATTGGATCTCACCTCTGTGAGCGTCTGATCCGCGGCGGCCGGGAGGTAGTCTGCCTGGACGTCTTCGACAGCTTCTATTCGAAGACCGTCAAGCTGCGCAACATCGCCAGTCTCAAGGATGTGGAGAGCTTCCACCTCTACGAAGGGGACATCCGCGATCCCGCCGTGCTGGAGGACCTCTTCGGGCACCACGGAGTCGAGGCGGTCGTACACCTGGCGGCGCGCGCCGGAGTGCGGCCCTCCCTCGAGATGCCGCGGCTCTACACCGACGTCAACGTGACCGGCACCGCCACCTTGATGGAGCACGCCCGCATCTACAAGGTGAAGCGCTTCGTGTTCGGCTCGTCCTCCTCGGTCTATGGCAACAACGACCAGGCGCCGTTCTCCGAAAAGGTCCCGGCCGACTTCCCGGTGTCGCCCTACGCCGCCACCAAGCGGGCCGGCGAGCTGCTGGCCTACACTTACCACCATCTCTACGGCATGGATGTCGCGTGCCTGCGTTTCTTCACCGTCTACGGCCCGCGGCAGCGGCCGGAGATGGCGATTCACAAGTTCACCCGTCTCATCGACCAGGGGGAGCCGGTTCCCCTGTTCGGAGACGGCTCCTCCTCGCGGGACTACACCTACGTCGAGGACATCGTCTCGGGGATTGTCGCGGCGCTGGAGCACAGCCGTGGCTTCCAGGTGTTCAATCTGGGACGCTCCGAAGTGGTGAGCTTGCGCGCGCTGATCGGCCACCTCGAAGCCGCGCTGGGAAAGACCGCCAAGATCGTGACCCAGCGCGATCAGCCGGGCGACGTGCAAGTGACCTGCGCCGATCTCGAACACTCCCGCTCCGTGCTCGGGTACGCGCCTCAAGTCGGGATCCAGGAAGGGATCCGGCGGTTCGTGGAATGGTATCGGGCCCAAAAGCAGGCCTGA